The DNA window GCAGCCAGAGTCCTTACTGTCCTCCTTACCAGTGCCTGTGTACACGAAATACTAGGTGTGTTCGATGTGAAGCTGATATGCGCAGACCGATTGTTATAAGACATTAAAGTGCCGCAAGAGCGATTTGAAAGCATACAGATCTGTCTCTCATGGTACTTTAATGTCATACAAAAATTAGTCTGTGCAGTGTTGCTTCAAGTCCAACACACTTACTGTTCCACAACCTAGGGAAGCTAGGAAGACGTCATGCCCACTGATTACACGAGACCAGAGAAACTCTTGGGGTTTGTTTTGTGTACAGACAAGTTAAATGGAGTGAGTTTATCATTAATGTGTGTTAATGAGAATGAGTGTTAACTGGCTAATTATCTAAATTGAAAAATATTGTCGGGTTATATGGTTGGTTGCACTATGGGCATGCAAAAATTACCATGTTTGCACGTGTGTTTGTTTAACCTACAGGTGTTTGGAGGGTTAGTATGGATTCTGGTGGCGTCCACACTTATCACACCGAACAACCCTCAGGGATGGGTGATGTTTGTATCAGTCTTCTGCTTTGTGATGACCTTCCTCTGGCTCATCATCTTCGCCTGTGGAGGGCACAAAAACAGCAGCGCCTGGGCTACAGCGGTGAGTAGAGAACAGATTATCGTTTGTGTGTCATTGGCACCTCTAGTAAATTTTTACTGGGGTGGCCAGACCGGGACCTTAAAAATCATAGGGTGGCACACTAAAACATACACTGgaaaaaagtagttaactaCAATAAAAGTTTTGTGtactttgatatatatatatatatcaatcaaATGGACTGGCTTTGATGGTGTCTTCTGTCTGCAGGACTTTATTTATCACCTTATAGCGGTTATATTCTATCTGAGCGCCTCTGTGATCCTGGCCAATGTGACCATAGGCATGAAAGATGCAGCATCATTGAAGTACTATCAAATCGACATTGCAGCTGTGGTAAGCACAAAATACACAC is part of the Chanodichthys erythropterus isolate Z2021 chromosome 18, ASM2448905v1, whole genome shotgun sequence genome and encodes:
- the malb gene encoding mal, T cell differentiation protein b, translated to MAAATQQMSSLPSGFRICTTAPDILYLPELVFGGLVWILVASTLITPNNPQGWVMFVSVFCFVMTFLWLIIFACGGHKNSSAWATADFIYHLIAVIFYLSASVILANVTIGMKDAASLKYYQIDIAAVVFSYIATLLYFIHCILSAVRWKSF